The segment AAACTGAGACCTATTTTCAAAGTCTAAAGTACTTAGAGCGTAGCAAAGGTGAACTTTATGCAAATAAAGAGGCTTAACTCCTCTGACGAATTCAGGAGGAAGGAAGCTTCGAGGAATAGGGGTGGTGGGATGGACCGGACCCAGAAAAGGCGGAGTCGGAGGTGAGTAGGCGGGATCTGGGCGGGTGGGTGGGGCAGTACCGCTCGGGCCGTGTGCAGATTTGGCGCCAAACACTGAAGGCTCTTCTCTGGGCCGTATCTCTGGAGTCTCGCGAGAAGCGTGGTTCGCGGGCCTCCCCAAGCTCGGTGGTGTGGCTGCTGCAGTCTGCGTGAGGTGAGTGTGTGCGGGTGGGAGAGTGAGGTTCTTGAGCGCGGAGGCGGCTGAGGGAATCAGGTGGAGGAGCCTGGGCCCGGGGAGTCgcagggagggagtgaggaggtGGGAGGACAGGACTGAGGCGGGCTTGAGCTGAGCGGATCGGGAGCGGAGGCGGGACCGGGAGAGACCTGTGCGGCAAGGAGCCCGGTTGGGGAGGATTGTTGGCACATTGActttttgtttatgtttcctGTCTGCCTCTCACTAAGCCGAGCCTTTTAGCCGGAGGGCACGTGTGTCAGATACGTTGTTAAATGGCCAGCTTCGGTCCCGGGGCCTCTATTCAAGGTGTCTCGTGAATATTGAATGTTGAAATGAGGGAATAGACAGGAACGAAGATGAGAAGGTTGGCGAATGGATGGGATGGGAAATTTAGTGTTTTTAGGGATTGTTAGCAAAGAGGGACAACGAGTCCGAGTGGTAGGACTTCTGTTTTCGATAACTTGGAACAAGTTGGACATTGGACACTTAAGGATCTAGGAACCAATTGTAGTTTGGACATTACATTTCTTTGTTACCTTCACTCTTCTGTGAGTTCGAGGACTAGAGAAAGGAGTTAAGAGAATTTCATTAATGGCTAAAAAGAGAATGTGCAACCATTGTCAAGAAGTGAAAGACAGATATTCACTATGTTTACCGACAAGCCCCACCCCACGCTCGGCCAGTTCCTTACACCGTATCTTGCTACACTTAATACAGTTTGTGCCCCGTCGTCAAATTCAGAGCTGCCTCTCAGGCGTCAAAGATGTGAACCCCATTTCTTCCCAGAGGGCTTAACTAGAATGGGGctaaatgtatttattgtagGTAGGAAGCTGCTTAGGAGTATATGACGTCTCCGTAACTGCCTTTCCAGTTTTGAAAATCTATGATTCTTGAAAACCTTACTTGAAGATACAGTGGGTCACCATCAGGAGTtgatacttgttttgtttttatgtacttATGAGCATGGAGATTTAACATTGGAGAGACTAGAGTTCATCTAGCTCTAGTAGTTTTACAGTTTTTGGGGAAGCTTTGGAattcttcattccttcattcaacaggTAGTTAGTTATTGAGCATCTTGTTTACGCGCTTTGGGGATACAATGGTGAGGCACAggacctacctacctacctgtctTTGCCCTTTTAGTGCTACAGTCTAGTATGGGAGACAAACATTAATCAACTAGAACTTAATATTGAAACTGGGTTAGTGCTATGAAACttgtattttatacttgaatGTTTATTATAGGAGAACTTAATTTAGGGAAATTGGGGTAGACTTTTCTGTGGAGTGATAGTTGAGATCTGAAAGAGATTAGGAGCCAAGGAAGAACCTTCAAGATAGGAAACGGCTTTTGCAAAAGTCTAGCGACCTGAGGGATGTGGCTCTttcaaaaaaccaaaagaaaaaagcatggaGAGTGGTGTGAAGTGAGGCTGGAGATCCATTCTGGGCCTTGGAGTTTTATCATTATCCTAAGAGCACTAGGAAGCCATTGAAATATTTAAACCAAGTGGTAATGCAATCAGCTTTACATTTCCAGAGGTTCAACTTAGCTGTAATACGGAGAATGgattggaaaaggcaaaactggatAGGAGTAATGCAGTAATCCAAGTAGAAATGTTAGGAAGTGGTTGTGGAGATGGGGAGAAATGGACAGATTCGAGGGATAGTTAGGAAGTAAAATGAATAGGATATgtagggtgggggaaggaagtgTCAAGGATGCCTTGTAGGTTTCTGACTTGTGTAGCTGGATAGATGTCATTCAGCAAATAGGGAAAATTAGAAGTTCGGTTTAGTACGTGATGACTTAAAGGTGCCTTTGAGAAATTTAAGAGCTGTAAAAAGAGAAGTTGGGATCTGAAGCTCAGATTTGATGCCTAGATGGAAATAAATTAGTGAGTCatctgtaaatgtttgttaaagccatgtgcataaatgaatgaagaggGCCCAGGATGGAGTCTTACTGATCAGGTTGGAGGAAGGTGAATCTTCAAAGAAGGTCCAGAAGGAGTGTCCAGAAAGGGAGGAAAACCAGGTGAGTACTGTGTTTCAAAAGCCAGTGaaaaatcttttccagaaaaaggAACTGATCAAAAGTGTGAGATGTTGCTGAGAGGTCAAGTAAGATGGTCCTGAAAAGTATTCTTTCAAGTTTATCAACCTGAATATTAATTCCCTTTCTTCAAAGGAAACCTTACCTAGAAGATCAATATGTAAAGAGATTATTGTTAAAAACTGCTCTAGTTGAAGTAGGGGGTTGAGGTACCTGTACCCTGCCTCTTTCACACCCATTTGGACCACAGTTTGAAACCCTCTGAAGAATCCAAATCATTTTATGATAGAGGAAACTCAACAGTTGAGGTAAAATGATTTGTTCAAAATCATATTGTTATTTAGTGGTAGGGTCTACATTAGAACTCAGTTCTTCTGATTTCCAgcccaattcttttttttataactagTATCATCTCCACTCTTCATCATGTGTGAGTTTGAAATACGGTTTAACTGACTGAAACAGGTGAATTTTTCTGCAAATAGAACTTAACTGTGTAACAGGAAGACTACTTGGATAAATAAACATGGTTACTTTTTGTCCATAGAGGAAAAGATGCTGGAACAGGAGAATGGCTTGATTGATCAACCAGATTATGAGAATGTAGATGAAACTTTTTCAAATCCTTTCCCACCTCCAGCTTCTCCAGAGCGAGATGGTGAAGGAGCTGAACCTGATGAAGGTCTGTATAGAGTTCGAAAAAAGTGTCCATGTTCAGTTATCCATCATCTtagaaatgatacattttatagaCGAAGcttaaattatttaagtaataataaatattggTATATTTCATCAGAGTCAGGAAGAGAAGCACTTGTTCCTGTACCTCCAAAGAGAACAGTTAAAAGGAATATACCCAAGCTGGATGCTCAGAGGTAcatttactattttcttaaaCACTTATACTTTTTcattacatcttttttttcttatgttataaGCTTTTGGTTGGGATGGTTTGGAGATGACATATTTCTAAAGACATTTTCAGGTCAGCAGGTAATATTTTTTATGGTCTTGATGGTTCCAGAAAACTTGTAATTAAAAACGTATTTCTATTCACAGATTAACTTCAGAGAGAGGGCTTCCAGCATTAAGGCACGTGTTTGATAAGGCAAAATTCAAAGGTAAAGGTCATGAGGTAAGAAatgtctgatttttattttagacttttgttttttaaaatacagtcatccctcagtatcgGAGGAGCATTGGTTCAAGGACCCCTGTGTATTCCGCAGATGcccaagtcccttatataaaatgacgtagtatttgcatataacccaCGTGTATACTTTATCTCTAGATTACTTGTAATACTTAATGCAATGTAAAAGTTATGCAAGTAGTTGTTATACTGtgttgtttagggaataatgataagaaaaaatGTCAGTACATGTTCATTACAGGTGCAACCATCATAGGCCTAACCATCACAGCACACGTCAGCAACAACACAAGTTTTTTTCCGAATGTTTTCAATCTGCAATTGGTTGAATCCCTGGATGTGGAACCCGCGGATATGAAGGGCCAACAATATCTATAAAACTGGGCTTATTAGCGTGGTGTTAGGAATCGTGTAATGTCTTACAGATACTATCATTCATTATCATATCTCTTGAAAAACTATAATGTGGAAAGGGCACTGTTTGAAGAATCAGAAAACATGCCTTGTAGTCTCAATTTTGTCATAGTATGACTTTAGGAAAATTGTATCAGTCAGTAAGTCTAAGTTTGTACTTTATAATTTTGAGGAATAAAATTTACTTTACTTTAAAGACTCAATTTAAACTTCATGAGAACAAGGACTTTACCTGTATTGATGGCTTATGTGTCGCCATATGTGTCGCCCAGATATGTCACCATGGTTCATAATAGGCATCAGTTAAATTTTGTTGGAAAATGGCAACATTTAAGAGCGGTCAATCACTGgacaaatgtacattttaaaattttcttatctttgaatCCTATAGAGTATAGGTACAATTTTTTGCAGATAATATCTTTATAGAGCTTTGCAGTTTatgaagtattttcaaatattttatttctcacctGTGAGGCAGATGTTGGTCCCATTATCTAATTAAGGAAATTGAGTTTTAGAGTTTTAAGGGTCCAGTGCCCACAGGGCAGAATCTAGACTTCTCATTTTATAGCCCAGCCAGAATACTGTTAATGCCCCAGTGAGCACCATCGTGGTGTGGTGTGCAGCGTAATCGGGCACAGCCTGGAGGAGACAGCAGTTCACAGGCTGTTGTACTAGCCGTGGAACTGGCTGAAAATAGCCTGGGTTAGGGTGGAAGTGGGTGAACGACATGGTACTTCTAGTTGATTAGATACCGGGAAGTGAAAAAGGAGTCAAAAGTAATCCCAAGATTTCAAACCTGGGAGGCTGAAAACTGGTAGTACATTTGCTCACCTTCATTGGACAGGATGATAGCATAAGCCTGTGTCCTGTTTTGCTACATAACTAAATGTAAATCAGGATATATTAAAACCATACCCAGCTCAGTTAATTCATTGCCCTTGTTGAAATTTTCAGGTAGTAATGATGAATTGGTGCTTTGAATTTATGAAGTCTCCATCATTTTCCTAATAAGATAaacttaaatgaagaataaatattttgtgtttcacTGGGTGCGAGTAGGCTCTTGAGTTTCTCTAGTCTTCTGTACTTTGCTCTTAAAAATTCTTactattttctcacagttgaatcctcattgtctttttcttcatgtATGACTTTCCACTGTATTTAGGTATTTCTTTTCTCGTGTCCCTTGGGTCTAACATGACATTGTGAGGTAGCTATCCAGCTACCCTCAACAATTGGAAAATGATCTTAAGATCTAAAAGACATATCTAAAAGAACTTTTATCTTTGTTATCAGAGTGAGAATAAGATATTACACTCTCactattacatatttaattattggTAGAGTTGATTGTCTCGACTATTGGCTTCTTAGACAAgattaaataacaacaataattgcCAACATTTGAGTGCTCAGTTTGTGTCAGtgctttatttatattacttACTCTTTATAATAACCTGGTGAGGTATgtatattattctcattttatacatgaagaaaaaggCACAAAGAGGTAAAGTAATTTCTTCAAAGTCACAGATGTTAAGTGGTAGAATTGAGATTTGAATGTGTGTAGTCTGATTCAGAGCCTGGGCTTTTAACCACccctattttaaaatactgttaagagaataaaatattttacagtaaaaCCAGGGATTTGGAACTTTTCTCATTCATTAATCCAGtttgtttaactttgttttttattttaatttttaaaaaatttatgttaaattgaaatttcaaatatagaGAGGTATTGTGGTCTGAGAATGTTGATTCTGTTCTTGCTGGTCTTTGGTACTTTGCCCTTGggatttctgaatatattttcacAATGCTGGATTCTCAATGCTTTCTTCTCTATATATGATTTTAGGGACATGCCACTTTGTTTAGTTATTCCTAAAAGATATcttgacatattttattaaagcttatttttagtattactttacatttctgaaaatatgCATGTGattatcttttaacttttattaagttTTCATATGGCTTTTTTCCACcctctgacttaaaaaaaaaaaaaagtctatttagtGCTCTTTTAGACTACAATCCTTTAAGcctttaatagatatttttcttcttgaagtttCTTCaccttataaatgtaaaatgacaccAGTGACTTTGGTATTACTATTCAATTCTAAAATCTGCTGACAAGGTCAGTTCTGAGAACGAGCTTTctatttagcatttttatttttatgtgccaGGCTGAAGACTTGAAGACGCTAATCAGACATATGGAGCACTGGGCACATCGGCTATTCCCTAAACTGcaatttgaagattttattgaCAGAGTTGAATACctgggaaataaaaaggaagttcAGGTAGGAGTTGTGCTTATTACAGACGTCATTCACAGTGTTAAATAGTACAAGGATAGATTCAGTTAAGGCTGAGTATCTGTTTGGggacttcattttaaaatctctcttggtagagagaaggaaaattaatAGTAGTTATTTGAAGACCAACTTTTTTGGAACTCAGAATTGAATAAATGACCATTTTCCTCCAAATGttattaatgaaaatgtaaaaatatctctttattttcagacCTGTTTAAAACGAATTCGACTTGATCTGCCTATTTTACACGAAGATTTTATTAGCAATAATGGTAAGATTATAGGTTTATTAACTTtataacaatttttcttttagaaatggaTTTAGTTGGGGTAGACAGTATATTACAGGACTCGGTTCTTACTATATTGAGTATATAATTAACGAATAGTAAATAAGAATGAGTTAAATGCCTTGGTACATTTAGAATGTTGTATatgatatttgtttctttaacGACATGGCTGCAATGCCATTGAGAGATGTGAAAATGTGTTTAGCCATAGAACGTGAGCTTTTGAGAACTCTGATGGTGACCCACTGATCCTTTCTTTGTAGTGCTTGTTAGTAAAAATATCTGACAAGACATAATGTTCACATACATGtacaccattaaaaaaatggCTCTGGGAAATTAGGCATAATCATTTGATGATAAAATAGTTTACATTTCACTTAAGAGTGCAGATCCTGAATACAGGACTTTAGTAAGACCTACGTGACAGTTCCTGCTAATGGTTGTACTTGTTAGTGGTACAGTGCAACCACAGGCTGTCACACACATCAAAACATGGTTCCTGCCGACAGGGTCTGTATAGTTATCAGATGTTCTGTGCGATGGCTCCATacatgttcatttgtttttgttttttaaacttttaatggATGTAGTAGAAAATGCAGACTCCATATAGGACCTCCCCAAAGttgtttaaaaattgcttttaaaagtgTGAAGGATTGTGATGTAAATAAtccaagatttatttatttatttttttgtaatctaTGGTTTGTACTGATGGCATGGGATTTGGTATATAGAAAGGAATTAGTTATTATAGTATATACCACTGGGTTAGTTTATTCAGCAGCACTTTTTGAGCTGTGTACTGTAATGCTAAAGTTGCGAGGATAAAGAATAAGATCAAACCCCTTGCCTCGCAGGCTAATGGACTAGTGAACGAGTCAGACATATAACATTGCCAATAGTTGGATAGGTGCTGTAATTAGAGATATGAACAGCAGAGATGTAGGGTGCAAAGGAGAGCATAGTTAATTTTGTCTTGGAGAGGAGAAAACTTCCCAGAGGAGGTATCACAAGTACTTTGATAGAGAGTAGAGGTCAGGAAGAGATTATTTTTGGATTGAGCCATTTATGCAGACGAGTAAATGAACAGGACCATTCATGGAATTACAGCCATGCTGAAATACAGGTACGAGGAGGAGTCCTGTATCAGAGAGCCTTGTTTGTTGTtgaatctgttttgtttgtatccTAAGAGAATGGTCTCCAAACCTTTTGGATCAGGCACCAAATGTTTTGAGcatttgatttacttattttactaataCATGTACTACAATACTGATGATCataatgaagatttttttgttgGCACCAAAACATTACTACACAGTTTTAAAGTGAGAACAATATGTTTGACTATTCTACCGAatactttttttccaa is part of the Rhinolophus sinicus isolate RSC01 linkage group LG03, ASM3656204v1, whole genome shotgun sequence genome and harbors:
- the TIPIN gene encoding TIMELESS-interacting protein isoform X1, whose product is MLEQENGLIDQPDYENVDETFSNPFPPPASPERDGEGAEPDEESGREALVPVPPKRTVKRNIPKLDAQRLTSERGLPALRHVFDKAKFKGKGHEAEDLKTLIRHMEHWAHRLFPKLQFEDFIDRVEYLGNKKEVQTCLKRIRLDLPILHEDFISNNDEVGENNERDTTATELDPFLTNSPESEKFASESSRSLTEEQQQRIERNKQLALERRQAKLLSNSQSLGNDSLVNTPGAQTAEDGHGDEDQQEEESDGFNKDVLDNPLAAAAANTVNEEQELKIEKTQLDQSL